The Saccharothrix variisporea genome has a segment encoding these proteins:
- a CDS encoding glycosyltransferase codes for MRIVQLANFYGPRSGGLRTALHHLGAGYAAAGHEVVLVVPGPAHADEHLSPNVRRITLPAPRLPGTGGYRAVDPWRVRTLLDHLRPDRLEVSDRLTLRGMGKWASAHGVPSVVISHERLDRLLEQFLLPPALARSGADWANTRMAASYDTVVCTTDFARQEFDRIGARNVTRVPLGVDLHTFTPTRHDRSLKRDLAQGADALLIHCGRLSPEKHVERSVDTAATLHAAGHRIRLVIAGDGPRREALERRAAGLPVTFLGFVNQRTEVATLLATADISLAPGPHETFGLAALEALASGTPVVVSASSALREIVHPGCGAAVADDATAFAGAVNTLLDNPERTRRQAARARAEQYPWQTAVDGMLTALQAT; via the coding sequence ATGAGGATCGTGCAGCTGGCCAACTTCTACGGCCCGCGCTCGGGCGGCCTGCGCACGGCACTGCACCACCTGGGCGCGGGGTATGCGGCAGCCGGTCACGAGGTCGTCCTGGTCGTCCCCGGCCCGGCCCACGCCGACGAACACCTGTCCCCGAACGTCCGCCGCATCACGCTCCCGGCCCCTCGCCTGCCCGGCACCGGCGGCTACCGGGCGGTGGACCCGTGGCGCGTCCGGACCCTGCTGGACCACCTCCGCCCCGACCGCCTGGAGGTCTCCGACCGCCTGACCCTGCGCGGGATGGGCAAGTGGGCATCCGCCCACGGCGTACCCAGCGTGGTCATCTCCCACGAACGCCTGGACCGCCTGCTGGAACAGTTCCTCCTGCCACCGGCGTTGGCCCGCTCCGGCGCGGACTGGGCCAACACCCGCATGGCGGCCAGTTATGACACGGTCGTGTGCACGACGGATTTCGCCCGCCAGGAATTCGACCGCATAGGCGCGCGCAACGTGACCCGCGTCCCGCTGGGCGTGGACCTGCACACCTTCACCCCGACCCGCCACGACCGCTCCCTGAAGCGCGACCTGGCGCAGGGCGCGGACGCGCTGCTGATCCACTGCGGCCGGCTTTCGCCGGAAAAGCACGTGGAACGAAGCGTCGACACCGCCGCGACCCTCCACGCCGCCGGCCACCGCATCCGCCTGGTCATCGCCGGCGACGGCCCAAGACGCGAGGCGCTGGAACGCCGGGCGGCCGGTCTCCCGGTGACCTTCCTGGGTTTCGTGAACCAGCGCACCGAGGTAGCTACTCTCTTGGCCACGGCGGACATCTCCCTGGCCCCGGGCCCGCACGAGACCTTCGGCCTGGCCGCGCTGGAGGCGCTGGCCTCGGGAACTCCGGTGGTCGTGTCAGCGTCGTCGGCCTTGCGCGAGATCGTCCACCCCGGCTGCGGCGCGGCAGTGGCGGACGACGCAACAGCCTTCGCCGGCGCGGTGAACACCCTCCTGGACAACCCGGAACGAACCCGCCGCCAAGCAGCAAGGGCCCGAGCCGAGCAATACCCCTGGCAAACCGCAGTAGACGGCATGCTCACCGCCCTACAAGCCACCTAA